One genomic window of Nakamurella panacisegetis includes the following:
- a CDS encoding glycosyltransferase: MIPETASTLEPTSVGAGRWAVPGNRWDLLDGIDSRSEPPEISVVIPYFENQHDLDLLLTALRGQTHPTSRLQVVIADDGSVEPPRTDALGAAVEVSVVRQADRGFRAAAARNLGFHRAEGSVVLFLDGDTVPEPEYAARLARLPDLIPDAVVSGRRRYADLSAVTPAGLAKWLGSGPNPPDEWAEPTWLSNHYQRTGNLLSVDPRSYKYLIGAVLGCSAEMFGELGGFDDSIVGYGGEDYDFTYRAFTAGGVLAHVPSAVAWHDGRDWAGRTAPQERTPRKNREVMMLAERIPEPSMRGTGQLYGIPDGVVTIDASNWSLGAGVLCLRSLLTVLDCRVCVVGRDQTSRRLRRAFDQDPRVSDRGPESDRFRRERWYLDVSRPVVATSIFADHLAAQWEADVGSLAVCAGGDLIVAAESARYHWRSQRHRSLPAALRDQWFARCRYDLDECGLRLIADEPALDAEFGGY, translated from the coding sequence TTGATCCCGGAGACCGCGTCGACCCTGGAACCCACGTCCGTCGGCGCCGGCCGATGGGCGGTTCCGGGCAATCGGTGGGATCTGCTCGACGGCATCGACAGTCGCTCGGAGCCGCCCGAGATCTCGGTGGTCATACCGTATTTCGAGAACCAGCACGACCTGGATCTGCTGCTCACGGCCCTGCGCGGGCAGACTCACCCGACGAGTCGTCTGCAGGTCGTCATCGCCGATGACGGATCCGTGGAGCCGCCCCGGACCGACGCGCTGGGCGCCGCGGTCGAGGTGTCGGTGGTTCGACAGGCCGATCGCGGATTCCGGGCCGCCGCGGCTCGCAACCTCGGTTTCCACCGGGCGGAGGGTTCCGTGGTGTTGTTCCTGGACGGCGACACCGTGCCCGAACCGGAGTACGCGGCCCGGCTGGCCCGGCTGCCCGACCTGATTCCGGATGCGGTCGTCTCCGGCCGGCGGCGGTACGCCGACCTGAGCGCTGTGACGCCGGCCGGTTTGGCGAAATGGCTGGGTAGCGGGCCGAACCCCCCGGACGAATGGGCCGAGCCGACCTGGCTGAGCAACCACTACCAGCGGACCGGCAACCTCCTGAGCGTCGACCCGCGAAGCTACAAGTACCTGATCGGTGCCGTGCTCGGGTGTTCGGCGGAGATGTTCGGCGAATTGGGCGGTTTCGACGATTCCATCGTCGGTTACGGCGGCGAGGACTACGACTTCACGTACCGGGCGTTCACCGCGGGAGGCGTGCTGGCCCATGTGCCGTCCGCGGTCGCCTGGCACGACGGGCGCGATTGGGCCGGCCGCACCGCGCCGCAGGAGCGGACGCCCAGGAAGAACCGCGAAGTGATGATGTTGGCCGAACGCATCCCCGAGCCCTCGATGCGGGGAACTGGTCAGCTGTACGGCATTCCCGACGGGGTCGTCACCATCGACGCGTCGAACTGGTCCCTCGGGGCCGGCGTGCTCTGCCTGCGATCCTTGCTGACCGTCCTGGACTGCCGGGTCTGCGTCGTCGGCCGGGACCAGACGTCACGGCGGCTGCGCCGGGCCTTCGACCAGGACCCTCGGGTGTCCGACCGGGGCCCCGAGTCGGACCGGTTCCGGCGCGAACGCTGGTACCTGGACGTGTCACGCCCGGTGGTGGCCACTTCGATCTTTGCCGATCATCTGGCCGCGCAGTGGGAGGCGGACGTCGGCTCGCTGGCCGTGTGCGCCGGCGGCGACCTGATCGTGGCGGCCGAGTCGGCGCGCTACCACTGGCGTTCGCAACGCCACCGATCGCTCCCGGCCGCCCTTCGCGACCAGTGGTTTGCGCGCTGTCGGTACGACCTTGACGAGTGCGGCCTGCGCCTGATCGCGGACGAGCCGGCACTGGACGCGGAATTCGGCGGGTACTGA
- a CDS encoding glycosyltransferase family protein, whose amino-acid sequence MEDPVAFVSCGPSENGIVRFGRDLVHAARSVGFGGVARHEPDPLRLDELVGHLPPGITWVHLQINDWLLRDGRTAPEERLASFAAAVRAAGAGLSLTLHDLPHPAVGPELFRRRALTYARMCAEAVAVVVSSEHERRLLADALAVAAEVGVVTPGRPTTVIRLPVPSPVAGHDAPSAPECSAGSVGILGFVYPGKGHDDVLAELGDRAGPAPPLTVVAIGRPSPGHEDMPAELAARAARLGLGFRCTGYVPDEQLAGYLRAVAVPVAPAARMSASASINSWIAAGRRPLVRDNRYSREFEAANPGAIRRYARGGLGTAVEQARARPASTWLPETFRGEPDAAAAAAQYLRFVRDLGWHRMR is encoded by the coding sequence GTGGAAGATCCCGTTGCGTTCGTGTCCTGCGGACCGTCGGAGAACGGGATCGTCCGGTTCGGCCGGGATCTCGTGCACGCCGCCCGTTCCGTCGGCTTCGGCGGTGTGGCCCGGCACGAACCCGATCCGCTGCGGCTCGACGAGTTGGTCGGCCACCTCCCGCCGGGAATCACCTGGGTACACCTCCAGATCAACGACTGGCTGCTGCGCGACGGTCGGACCGCACCGGAGGAGCGGCTCGCTTCGTTCGCCGCGGCCGTACGGGCAGCCGGAGCCGGTCTGTCCCTGACCCTGCACGATCTGCCTCACCCCGCGGTCGGGCCCGAGTTGTTCCGCCGGCGAGCGCTCACTTACGCCCGGATGTGCGCCGAGGCCGTGGCCGTGGTGGTCAGCAGCGAACACGAGCGGCGGTTGCTGGCGGATGCACTCGCGGTCGCCGCCGAGGTCGGGGTGGTGACCCCAGGACGGCCGACCACCGTCATCCGGCTGCCGGTTCCGTCCCCGGTCGCCGGTCACGACGCTCCGTCCGCGCCGGAATGCAGCGCAGGCAGCGTCGGGATCCTCGGCTTCGTCTATCCCGGAAAGGGGCATGACGACGTGCTGGCGGAGCTCGGCGATCGGGCCGGACCGGCGCCGCCGTTGACCGTGGTGGCCATCGGCCGGCCGTCGCCCGGACACGAGGACATGCCGGCCGAGCTGGCCGCTCGCGCCGCGCGACTGGGTCTGGGATTTCGCTGCACCGGATACGTCCCGGACGAGCAGCTGGCGGGTTACCTCCGCGCCGTGGCTGTGCCGGTTGCCCCGGCCGCCCGGATGTCGGCCTCCGCATCGATCAATTCCTGGATCGCGGCCGGGCGGCGACCCCTGGTTCGGGACAACCGGTACAGCCGGGAGTTCGAAGCGGCCAATCCGGGTGCGATCCGGCGCTACGCGCGCGGCGGGTTGGGAACGGCGGTGGAGCAGGCCAGGGCCCGACCCGCCTCGACCTGGCTGCCGGAGACGTTCCGGGGCGAGCCCGACGCCGCCGCGGCGGCGGCGCAGTACCTGCGCTTCGTACGGGATCTGGGGTGGCACCGGATGCGGTGA
- a CDS encoding ferredoxin reductase family protein — translation MTTRSSTAEDRRTTTYASGRSHRARRLHVLRADVFGALTVLLVVIAIALWVRGGGIEHNVGPGSVPSSLGRVTGLVASVLLLLQVLLMARIPWVERTWGQDVLARRHRLVGFASFHLMVAHIVLITIGYAEAGRAPVLAQTWTEVTTYPGMLLATAGTAALVVVVVTSVRAARRRLRYESWHLLHLYAYLGVGLALPHQLWAGTDFTRSQAATVFWWGLWACATLAVIACRIALPILRSLRHRIQVDEVIDEGPGVVSVVMSGRRLDRAGLRAGQFCQWRFLGGRGWTRAHPFSLSAMPTGDRLRITAKFLGDGSRALKDLRPGQRVLFEGPYGRMTPERRHRRDVLMVCAGIGITPMRALAEHILNEGASFDSGRLRRPAVTILHRVQAPADQTFAAEFAYLSRRADLTVVPLIGRRSEHSSIFPGPDEVDPQRRLPTLVSGLVSREVYLCGPRSFMHEARRHLVAAGVPEQQIHAEEFQW, via the coding sequence TTGACCACCCGGAGCTCGACCGCCGAGGACCGCCGCACGACCACCTACGCGAGCGGGCGATCCCATCGGGCCCGGCGCCTTCACGTGCTGCGGGCCGACGTGTTCGGGGCACTGACCGTCCTTCTCGTGGTGATCGCGATCGCCCTGTGGGTCCGTGGGGGCGGCATCGAGCACAACGTCGGACCGGGATCGGTCCCGTCGTCGCTGGGCCGGGTCACCGGGCTGGTGGCGTCGGTCCTGCTGCTGCTGCAGGTCCTGTTGATGGCCCGCATCCCCTGGGTCGAGCGAACCTGGGGACAGGATGTCCTGGCCCGTCGACACCGGCTGGTCGGATTCGCCTCGTTCCATCTGATGGTCGCGCACATCGTCCTGATCACCATCGGCTACGCGGAGGCCGGCCGAGCGCCGGTCCTGGCCCAGACGTGGACCGAGGTGACCACCTATCCCGGAATGCTGCTGGCCACGGCGGGCACCGCCGCCCTGGTCGTCGTCGTCGTGACGTCCGTGCGGGCCGCTCGTCGCCGCCTCCGGTACGAGTCATGGCATCTGCTGCATCTGTACGCCTACCTCGGGGTCGGACTCGCCCTGCCCCATCAGCTCTGGGCGGGAACGGACTTCACCAGGTCCCAGGCGGCCACGGTGTTCTGGTGGGGGCTGTGGGCCTGTGCCACGCTGGCCGTCATCGCGTGCCGGATCGCCCTGCCCATCCTGCGGAGCCTGCGTCACCGGATCCAGGTCGACGAGGTCATCGACGAGGGGCCGGGTGTGGTGTCGGTGGTGATGTCCGGGCGACGGCTCGACCGAGCCGGCTTGCGGGCCGGGCAGTTCTGCCAGTGGCGGTTCCTGGGCGGCCGCGGCTGGACCAGGGCCCACCCGTTCTCTCTGTCGGCGATGCCCACCGGGGACCGGCTGCGGATCACCGCCAAGTTCCTGGGTGACGGCAGCCGCGCGCTGAAGGATCTCCGGCCCGGCCAGCGCGTGTTGTTCGAGGGCCCCTACGGACGGATGACGCCGGAGCGCCGGCACCGCCGGGACGTGCTGATGGTGTGCGCCGGAATCGGAATCACCCCGATGCGGGCGCTGGCCGAGCACATTCTCAACGAGGGCGCCAGTTTTGACTCCGGCCGCTTGCGGCGACCGGCCGTCACCATCCTGCATCGGGTCCAGGCGCCGGCCGACCAGACCTTTGCGGCCGAATTCGCCTATCTGTCCCGCCGAGCCGACCTGACGGTCGTTCCCCTGATCGGCCGGCGCAGCGAGCACTCGTCCATCTTCCCCGGACCGGACGAGGTCGACCCGCAGCGCCGGCTCCCCACCCTGGTTTCGGGCCTGGTGTCCCGAGAGGTGTACCTGTGCGGGCCCCGTTCCTTCATGCACGAGGCACGTCGCCACCTGGTGGCGGCCGGTGTCCCCGAACAGCAGATCCACGCCGAGGAGTTCCAATGGTGA
- a CDS encoding NADH-ubiquinone oxidoreductase-F iron-sulfur binding region domain-containing protein, which produces MTETYSPTLSAVPIARAGSNRLLPIDPVLRYADHVRHFGGIIQRTRHHLIDVVGEAGLLGRGGASVATMRKLTGVAEHTSARNPGVVVVNCCEGDPTSAKDAVLLDVSPHLVIDGAELAATAVRANRIIFVTHHGAAAADRLRQALADRPSIAARATVVGVPERFVASEATALVRYLNSGDARPAGRFSAIWKAGVDGRPTLVDNAETLAQLALVARYGANWFRSVGTAAEPGTALVTVSGAVSGPGVVEVPIGTAISVITASCGWDAGPRYASSWALVGGLAGRWLDLSRHSGVGFSNAQLSAVGATKGVASIVVLPPGGCPLTEAARILSFLADAGARQCGPCMFGLPAVAADVQALSEGDRSAANRLLRRLPTIDKRGGCGHPDGAVALAASTMNAIRSEPAHLEIHLRHGQCNSPAPIVPVGPRPADSQGGAR; this is translated from the coding sequence TTGACCGAGACCTACTCACCCACCCTTTCGGCCGTGCCGATCGCGCGGGCCGGTTCGAACCGGCTCCTCCCGATCGATCCGGTCCTCCGGTACGCCGATCATGTCCGGCACTTCGGCGGGATCATCCAGCGGACCCGGCACCACCTGATCGACGTCGTCGGCGAGGCCGGCCTCCTGGGCCGCGGCGGGGCGTCGGTCGCCACGATGCGCAAGTTGACCGGAGTCGCCGAGCACACCAGCGCACGCAATCCGGGTGTGGTCGTGGTCAACTGCTGCGAGGGCGATCCGACGTCGGCCAAGGACGCCGTCCTCCTGGACGTCTCGCCTCATCTGGTCATCGACGGCGCCGAGCTCGCCGCCACCGCGGTGCGCGCCAACCGCATCATCTTCGTCACCCACCACGGGGCGGCGGCCGCCGATCGGTTGCGGCAGGCCCTGGCCGACCGCCCGTCGATCGCGGCCCGGGCCACGGTCGTCGGCGTACCGGAGCGCTTCGTCGCCTCCGAGGCGACGGCCCTGGTCCGCTACCTCAACTCGGGGGACGCCCGTCCGGCCGGCCGGTTCTCCGCGATCTGGAAGGCCGGCGTCGACGGGCGTCCCACGTTGGTCGACAACGCCGAGACCCTCGCCCAACTGGCCCTCGTCGCGCGGTACGGCGCCAACTGGTTCCGATCGGTTGGCACCGCCGCCGAACCGGGAACGGCGCTGGTCACAGTGAGCGGCGCGGTGTCGGGACCGGGAGTGGTGGAGGTGCCGATCGGGACCGCGATCTCGGTCATCACCGCATCCTGCGGATGGGATGCCGGGCCCCGGTACGCCTCCTCCTGGGCCCTGGTGGGCGGCCTGGCCGGTCGGTGGCTGGACCTGTCACGCCACTCCGGGGTCGGGTTCTCCAACGCCCAACTCAGCGCGGTGGGGGCGACCAAGGGCGTCGCGTCAATCGTGGTGCTGCCGCCCGGCGGCTGCCCGCTGACCGAAGCGGCGCGCATCCTGAGCTTCCTGGCCGACGCCGGGGCCCGCCAATGCGGGCCCTGCATGTTCGGCCTGCCGGCGGTGGCGGCCGACGTCCAGGCTCTGAGCGAGGGTGACCGCTCGGCCGCGAACCGGCTGCTACGTCGCCTGCCGACCATCGACAAGCGCGGTGGGTGCGGACATCCCGACGGGGCGGTGGCCCTGGCCGCCAGCACCATGAACGCCATCCGCAGCGAACCGGCCCACCTGGAGATCCACCTGCGCCACGGTCAATGCAACTCGCCCGCACCGATCGTCCCCGTCGGGCCGCGCCCGGCCGACTCGCAGGGCGGTGCCCGGTGA
- a CDS encoding class I SAM-dependent methyltransferase, with the protein MSSSEGKGWVKERVEALAGGPLDVVDVGPGVGTYAKLLAGPSVGRIVGIEIFEPYVTTYRLHEYYDEIIIGDVREVELPSTDVVILGDVAEHMTEEQALDLWARSAAAARRAVYLSIPIVHYPQGEIEGNEHEHHVVDDWDHDKVMSAFPGIGRYFTGNEVGVYERLTS; encoded by the coding sequence ATGAGTTCATCGGAGGGTAAGGGCTGGGTCAAGGAGCGCGTCGAGGCCCTGGCCGGCGGCCCGCTCGACGTGGTCGACGTCGGCCCCGGGGTCGGGACCTACGCCAAGCTTCTGGCCGGCCCGTCGGTCGGCCGCATCGTGGGGATCGAGATCTTCGAGCCCTACGTGACGACGTACCGGCTGCATGAGTACTACGACGAGATCATCATCGGTGACGTCCGCGAGGTGGAGCTGCCCAGCACCGACGTCGTGATCCTGGGCGATGTGGCCGAGCACATGACCGAGGAGCAGGCGCTCGACCTGTGGGCCCGATCGGCGGCCGCGGCCCGCCGGGCGGTCTATCTGTCCATTCCGATCGTTCACTACCCGCAGGGCGAGATCGAGGGCAACGAGCACGAGCATCATGTGGTCGACGACTGGGACCACGACAAGGTGATGTCCGCCTTCCCCGGTATCGGTCGCTACTTCACGGGCAACGAGGTCGGGGTGTACGAGCGGCTCACCAGTTGA
- a CDS encoding FAD:protein FMN transferase produces MEAIRTSPADRQATRVDFEIWSTTATLVVTDARDLDRARAELDAELAAMDLACSRFRPDSEINRLLRTPGVEVELSPVLNDALTAALRLARATDHLVDPTVAAAVIALGYDRDIRQVRDRELPFVTCGPLAAPGAWLVDHDREAHTVTVPVGVGLDLGATAKPLAADRAAARIAAVTGGGVLVGLGGDIAVAGEPAEPGWTIAVGDDHRTSETRPDVTVTIRDGGLATSSVMGRRWPTSRGERHHLIDPRTGDNPDSPWRTVSVTARSAAEANAAATAAIILGDRAPAWLAELGLPARLVALDGETRRIAGWPAGPAVAA; encoded by the coding sequence ATGGAAGCCATCCGAACCAGCCCGGCCGACCGGCAGGCGACCCGGGTCGATTTCGAGATCTGGTCCACCACCGCCACTCTGGTGGTGACCGACGCTCGCGATCTCGACCGGGCCCGTGCCGAACTGGACGCCGAGCTGGCGGCGATGGACCTGGCCTGCAGCCGGTTCCGGCCCGACTCGGAGATCAACCGGTTGCTGCGCACCCCTGGGGTCGAGGTCGAGCTGTCCCCGGTCCTCAACGACGCGCTGACGGCGGCCCTGCGACTGGCCCGCGCCACCGATCACCTGGTCGATCCGACGGTCGCCGCGGCGGTCATCGCCCTCGGGTACGACCGCGACATCCGGCAGGTGCGCGACCGGGAACTGCCGTTCGTGACCTGCGGCCCGCTGGCGGCCCCCGGGGCCTGGCTGGTCGACCACGATCGGGAGGCGCACACCGTGACGGTGCCGGTCGGTGTCGGGCTCGATCTCGGCGCAACGGCCAAACCGCTGGCCGCCGACCGGGCGGCGGCACGGATCGCCGCGGTCACCGGCGGTGGGGTGCTGGTCGGATTGGGCGGGGACATAGCGGTGGCCGGGGAGCCTGCGGAACCGGGCTGGACGATCGCGGTCGGCGACGACCACCGCACCAGCGAGACGCGGCCGGACGTGACCGTCACCATCCGTGACGGCGGCCTGGCCACGTCCTCGGTGATGGGCCGGCGGTGGCCCACCAGCCGCGGCGAGCGGCACCATCTGATCGACCCCCGCACCGGCGACAACCCGGACAGCCCCTGGCGGACGGTCAGCGTGACCGCCCGGTCCGCGGCCGAAGCCAATGCCGCCGCCACGGCGGCCATCATCCTCGGCGACCGAGCACCGGCCTGGTTGGCCGAACTCGGCCTGCCGGCCCGGTTGGTGGCCCTCGACGGCGAGACCCGCCGGATCGCCGGGTGGCCGGCCGGACCGGCGGTGGCCGCCTGA
- a CDS encoding ferric reductase-like transmembrane domain-containing protein, with translation MNTQTLWYASRATGAVSLVLFTAVILLGISTARRHNRPAFPRSATLRLHRSVSVTAVVFLTVHIVTAIADGYVKLNYWDVFLPFTAAWDPLWVGLGSVAVDLLLAVLVSSAVRRRLTVRTWRLVHLASYAMWPIALVHGFGIAGGDGRSTWMLALDVVCIAAVAGMLLVRLRPDRHPDTLQRSVADVVHPRTPPGANR, from the coding sequence ATGAACACCCAGACCCTCTGGTACGCCAGCCGGGCCACCGGCGCGGTCTCACTCGTCCTGTTCACCGCCGTGATCCTGCTCGGCATCAGCACCGCCCGGCGTCACAACCGCCCGGCCTTCCCGCGCTCGGCCACCTTGCGGCTGCACCGTTCGGTGTCCGTCACGGCAGTCGTGTTCCTGACCGTGCACATCGTCACCGCCATCGCCGACGGATACGTGAAGCTGAACTACTGGGACGTGTTCCTGCCCTTCACCGCCGCCTGGGACCCGTTGTGGGTCGGCCTCGGATCGGTCGCGGTCGACCTGCTGCTGGCCGTCCTGGTGTCCAGCGCGGTGCGCCGTCGTCTGACCGTGCGGACGTGGCGGTTGGTGCACCTGGCCTCGTACGCGATGTGGCCGATCGCCCTCGTCCACGGGTTCGGCATCGCCGGCGGTGACGGCCGCTCGACGTGGATGCTCGCCCTGGACGTCGTCTGCATCGCCGCCGTCGCGGGCATGCTGCTCGTCCGCCTGCGGCCGGACCGTCATCCGGACACCCTGCAGCGGTCCGTCGCAGACGTCGTACATCCCCGCACCCCACCTGGAGCAAACCGTTGA
- a CDS encoding FMN-binding protein: protein MITGRRITRATAIQYPSGGHSSDISSFAVPQLQSEVISAQSAAIQGVSGATYTSQGFQSSLQSALDAAHFGG, encoded by the coding sequence GTGATCACCGGGCGGCGGATCACCAGGGCGACGGCCATCCAGTACCCGTCCGGCGGCCACAGTTCGGACATCAGTTCGTTCGCCGTCCCCCAGCTGCAATCGGAAGTGATCTCCGCGCAGAGCGCGGCAATCCAGGGAGTGAGCGGAGCCACATACACCAGCCAGGGATTCCAGTCCTCCCTGCAATCGGCCCTGGATGCGGCCCATTTCGGCGGCTGA
- a CDS encoding ferredoxin translates to MIGRHGVLLKVDAVSCRAHGLCAEELPEAIRLDEWGYPILPAGALAPGLVRRARAAANACPVLALRLKRAD, encoded by the coding sequence GTGATCGGCCGCCACGGCGTTCTGCTCAAGGTCGATGCCGTCAGCTGCCGGGCCCACGGCCTGTGCGCGGAGGAGTTGCCGGAGGCCATCCGGCTGGACGAATGGGGCTACCCGATCTTGCCGGCCGGGGCTCTGGCGCCGGGTCTGGTCCGCCGGGCCAGAGCGGCGGCCAACGCGTGCCCGGTGCTCGCCCTCCGGCTCAAGCGGGCCGACTGA